From the Devosia sp. FJ2-5-3 genome, the window GCAAGGCCCGCAACCAGAGGTGCGGGCCTTTCCAAAATGGACCAGGGGCGGGCTAGACGCCGGTGATCATCGAGACGATTTCGTTCTTGTCGGTCTCGGCGGTGGTGCGCACGCCGATCTGCTTGCCGCGGCGGAGGACGCAGACCCGGTCGGAGAGACGGAACACCTGATCGAGGCTGTGGCTGATGATCAGGACGCCGATATTGCGCTGCTTGAGGGCGGCGACGGTGGCTTCCACGCGTGCGGTTTCGGCGACGCCGAGCGCAGCCGTGGGTTCATCCAGCAGGATCAGCTTGCGCGCCCAATTGCTGGCGCGGGCAATGGCGATGCCCTGACGCTGGCCACCAGAAAGATCGCGGATGGTTGCGTGGGCGGAGGGAATGCGCACGTCCAGTTCTTTGACGAGCCGCTCGGTCTCGTCGATCATCGCCTTGCGATCGAGAAGCTTCAGCGGCCCCTTGGTCAGCTCGCGCCCCAGGAACAAATTCATGTAGACGGGCTGCTGATTGGCCAGCGCCAGATCCTGATAGACCACTTCGATGCCCAGCTCGCGCGCCTTGGTGGCATTGGACATGGAGACCGGTTCGCCATCGAGCCTGATCGTGCCCGAGGTCGGCGCGTAGACGCCCGAGATGATCTTGATCAGCGTCGATTTGCCGGCGCCGTTATCGCCCACCAGGGCGACGATTTCGCCGGGGCGCACATCGAGCGAGAAGTTCTCGATGGCGACGACACCGCCGAAGGCCTTGTGGATATTGCTCAGCTCCAGAACGGGAGCGACAGCGTTCTCAACCATAGACGCCTCCTAGACCGGCCATTGCGCGGGCGCGCCATGGGAATGTTCGATACTTTCAACGACCGGCTTGCCGGTGCTGATGCCGGAAACGCCCACTGTATAGGCGCGGGTGACAAAGGCCTGGCCACGGAAGCCGAAGACCGCCGTGTCGCCCGGAGCCGGACGGCGGGCGCTCTCGGCGTCGATCATGGCATAATAATCAATGGCCGATGGCGGGGGAATTTCCACCTCGAGCAGCGCATCGGCGGATGTGGTCGGCTCGGGCGAAACCAGCGCCTTGACCGCATAGTCGGGGAAGATCGGGTCGATATAAAAACCGCCACCGAAGCAATAGGCCTTGCCGCCCGAGAGGTGGGAAACCTCGGTGAGGTAGAGCACGGCCGGCAATTCGGGCAGGTCTTCCATGACGTGGAGCGCCGTCGTGCCATGGAGGCCATTGCCCGGCTCGCACTGGGTGGCGCCGGCCTCGCGCAGGGCGGCGAGCAACACAGAGGAGGTCGTGCCCGGGGCATTGATTTCGATATCGGTGCGACCGGCCTTGCGGAGCGCTTCGGCAGTACGGGTCAGGGTGGCGAGGTTCGGCGTGGGCTTTACCTTCCGGCTTTCATGATCAAAGAGCAGCGCCGGGAAAGTGGTGATGCCGGCAAAGCGGCCGCCTTCGAGAGCATCGAACATCTCGGCCACGGCAACGATGTCGTCGGCGTCAAAGCCGCCTTCGTGGCCGCGATAGAAGATGTCGCCTTCGGCCTTGATGCGGGCGAGTAGGCTCTGGACATAACCGGCCTTGTGGGCGGCAGAGGCGGCTTCGCCGGCCTTTTCGGCGTTGAAGACGGTCCAGTAATCGGGGCGGAAGGTGCGCGCTGCGGCATCCGCCTCGAAGCGGGCGATTTGCTGGAGGTGGCCGAGGTGACCAATCGGCATGCCGGCGGCATGGGTGGCGCGGGCACAGGCCATGTCGACGGCGACAGATTTTTCGATCCCGCCGCGCTGCACGGCAGCACAGAAGCTCGAATTACGGCCGACCTGCTTGGTCATGGCGAAGATTTTCAGATCGTTGCGATCGGCCTCGGCCTTGAGAATGCGGGCATTGGCCTCGACCGTGTCGAGATCGAGCACGTAGGAATTGGCCGGGATCTGGCCGGACTGGTGCAAGGCCATGGCCGCTTCGATAAAGCGCGGATTGCGGCGGCGAAGAACGTCAAGAAACATGGTTGAAACTCCTCAGCGCGCTTTTTCGCGCAGCGACACGGCCACGGCCGCGAGAATGATGAGGCCCCGCACGATCATCTGATCGGAAACGGAGAGGCCCATGAGGATGAGGCCATTGTTGAGCATGCCCATCATGAGGGCGCCGACGAGCGCGCCGATGACAGAGCCCTTGCCGCCATTGAGCAGCGTGCCACCCACGATCACCGCCGCGATGACGGTCATGAGGTCGGTTTCGCCAAGTGTATATTTGGCGGCCTGGAGACGGCCGGAATAGAGCAGGCCCGCAAGCCCCGCGAGCGCGCCGCTGATCATGAAGATCATGACCTTGATATTGGGCACCTTGATGCCGCTGACGAGCGATGCGCCAGCATTGTCACCGGTGGCGAGCACATGGGCGCCAAAGCGGGTTTCGCGATAGATCATGTGGCCGAGGGCGACGGCGACGATGACCCAGATGACCAGCGAGGGGATGCCGAACAGCGAGCCCGAGCCAAAGATGCCGGTAAAGAGCGGATCGGTCACCGGAATGGAGCGCAGATTGGTCAGCGACCGCGCGACGCCCGAGAGCAGACCCATCGTGGCCAGCGTCACGAGGAAGGACGGCAGTCGAACCCATGCGACCAGGACGCCATTGATAAAACCGATCAAAAGCCCGGCGCCAATGCCGGCGGCGATGCCGACGGGCAAGGCGGCTTCGGGCAGGGCCGCCATGGCCATGGCGGCGCAGAGTGCAGAGACGGCGACGATCGAGCCGAAGGATAGGTCGATTTCCCCGGCCGAGAGCACAAACACGAGGCCGATTGCCATGATGATGGAGGGCGCGGTCTGCAGGACGATATTGACCAGATTGCGCTGGGTCAGGAAGCCGGAATCCCGCAGGACCACGGCAAAGAACAGGAAGATGGCGAGGAAGCCGACATACACCACATATTGCTGCAGATTGATCCGCGACAGCAGGCTTCGCTTGGCGCCGTCAGCGGCTGTTGAACTGGACATGACGATTTCCCCGAATGGCAATGGTGACCGGGCGCCAGCGAGCGCCCGGCCAGGATTTGCTTACTTGGCCCGCAGGAGCGATGCCGGCGGATCCTGATGCAGCGACTGCTGCCAGCCTGCCTCGATATTGTCGGCAGTGACGATCAGTGCATCGACGACGAGGAAGGGATCGACGGCTTCGCCGAGCAGGGCAGCGGCACCGGCACGGGCGGCATAAACGCCGATATTATAGGCTTCGTCGGCGATCAGGACGGCGGTATTGCCACCATTGATCATGTCGAGGGCCACAGGCTCGTTGAGGTCGATGGTGATGATCTTGACGTCATCGAGACCCTGCTGGCGCAGCACCGACAGCACGGCATCGGCAGGCTCCGCCCACGGCACGTAGAGCGCGTCGAGGTCAGGGTTCTGCAGCAGCATGGCGCTGGCGATGTCATCGATACGGGCCGGGTCGGCCATGCCGGCTTCCGCGACGATCTCGATGCCGGTGTACTGGTTCTCGATGTTCCACTTGAAAGTGGCGTCGCGCAGATTGGTCACGTGGAAATCGGCGTCGTGGAAGATGTAGCCGATCTTGCCCTGGCCGCCGATGGCCGCGTTCATGGCCTCGGCGGTCTTGTTGCCGATGCCGACGAGGTCAGCCGAAACCGTGGTCACATAGTCGGTGCCATGGACAAAGCCTTCGGCGGCGTTGTCGACGAAGACGAGCTTGGCTCCGCCTTCGACCGCTGCGGCATAGGTGCTGGCGCCCGCTGCCGGATCGACCGGCAGCGAGATCAGGATGGATGGATTGAGAGCCATGACGGTTTCGACATTGGACTGCTGAACAGCCGAGTCGAAGCCTGCAGTGGTTTCGGCCACGACCGCGATGCCAAGACGTTCGAATTCGTCCTTTGCACCCTGGGCGACGGCGCTCGACCAGTCGTAAAGCTCGTGCCAGGCAAAGGCAGCGGTGTAATTGCCGTCCTTGAGCTGGGCGATCTGCGCATCCGAAAGCTGAAGCTCAGCCACGGGGGTTGCAGGTTCGCCGTTAGGGCCGACCGTAACCGGCGCCTGGGCATGGGCAATGGACGCCGACAAAACGGCAATCGCAGACCCCAAGAGCATAGCAAGTTTCATTATGGCTCTCCTCCAAAATGGATAGATAGAAAAGTTACTTCGCGTTCAAAACGGACGCGGGAGCATCCCGGTGCAGGGACTGCTGCCAGCCTTCCGCAACGTTGTCGGCGGTGACGGTCAGGGCCGGTGCGACGACAAAGGCGGGGACTTCTTCACCAAGCAGGCCCTTGATACCGGCAGCTGCCATGGCGCGACCGAGTTCGTAGGCTTCGTCAGCGACGAGGCCGACAACATTGCCACCGCGGACCATGTCGAGGGCAACGGGTTCGGAAAGATCGAGGGTGACGATCTTGGTGTCGGTATTGCCAGCGGAACGCAGGGCCGCGAGCACGCCGTCAGCCGGTTCGGCCCAGGTGACGTAGATGCCGTCGAGGTCGGGGTTCTGCAGCAGCATGGCGCTGGCGATTTCTTCGGCGCGGGCCGGATCGGCAATGCCCTGTTCGGCCACGATCTCGATGTTCGGATAGTCCGAACCGATCACGGTCTTGAAAGCGTTGTCGCGCTGGTTGGTGACGTAATAATCGGCGTCGTGGAAAATCCAGCCGACCTTGCCTTCGCCGCCAATGGCATTGGCCAGGGTGTCCGCGGCCTGCTTGCCCATCTGGAACAGGTCGTCGGTGACGATGGCGGTGTAGTCGGCGCCGTGGGTGTAGCCGGCGGGGACGTTGGAGAGGAAGACCAGCTCGACGCCATCGGTGACGGCCTGGCGGAAGGCTTCAGCCGAGGTGACCGGGTCGACCGGCAGCGACAGGATTACGTTCGGGCCGGCGGCCAGTGCGGTTTCGATGTCGGAGCGCTGCTTGGCGGCGTCAAAGCCGGCATCGGTGGTCACGACCACTTCGACGCCTGCGCGGGAGAATTCATCCTCGGCGCCAGCGGTGACGGCATTGATGAAATCGGACGAGGTGTGCCAGAGGAGAGCAGCCTTGTAGCCCTTGCCCTGGACGGCAGCGATGTCGTCGTCGCTGAGGACGACGTCGGCGCTAAGCGAAGCCGCTTCGCCGTTGGGGCCAACAGTCTGTGCGAATGCGACGCTGGTCAGCATGCCCGCTGCCAGAAGTGCAGTTCCGATAGCCTGAATACGCATTTTCTCTTTCCCTTGTTAACGCCTATTCTTTCGCGACGCCGCAGAAGCGGGTCATGAAATCTGCAAAGGCCACGACACCATTGAGGTATTCTTCGACGCTGACGCGCTCTTCAAACGTGTGGCAGTTGCGGATGTCGCCCGGCGCGCAATAGACCGCCGGAATGTTCAATTGGCCGTTGAAGAACGGCCCTTCGGACCAGAAGGGCGCCCCCTCGACGACGCCGCGCCCGGGCATGGCCTCGGCCACGGCAGCGCAGAGGGCCTCGACGGCCGGCAACGTCCGATCGACCTCGGCGGCAGTGCCACCGACCCGGTGATCGCGCGCCGCCGAATAGGCGATGTCGATGGAAATAGCGGGGTCGTCCACCGCGCCGCGAATAGTCGCCTCAAGCTCGGCGGCGGCCGTATCCAGATTTTCGCCGGGCAACAGCTTGCGGATCAGCGAGAGCGTGCACTTTTCCGGCACGGCGATGAAGCCGCCGCCATTGAGCGTGGTGATCAGCAAAAATCCCTTGCCGAGCAGATCGTGCTCGGCGCGGCCGGCGATTTCGTCCGAATGTGCCCACAGCGCCGACATGATCTTGTGGCTGGCCTTGAGCGCATCATGGCCCAGCTCGGGCACGCCGAAATAGGCGGACTTGCCGGTGATCGTGATGTCGGCAATGAAAAAGCCCATCTGGGCCGTGTAGACGGAAAGGCGCGTCGGCTCGGTATAGATGACGAAATCGGGCCGCGGCAGCTCGCCTTTGGCGATGCGGGCGACATGGGCCTTCACCCCGGCGGAAATACCGCTGCCGGGCTGACCGGATTCCTCGTCGCCGACAAAGGCGAAATCGACATCCCCACCGAGCGAAATGCCGGCCTCCTGCAATAGGGACATGGCCGAAAGGCTGGCGCAGATGCCGGCCTTGAGGTCCCCTGCCCCGCGACCCCAGATTTCGCCATCGATGATCGGCGCGCCAAAGGGGTTTTCCCGGATATCGCCGGCCCAGTGTTCGGACCAGCCCTCGACATGGACCGTATCGGTGTGACCGACAAACAGCAGGCGTGGGCCATTGCCCTTGCCCCGCAGGGTGCCGCAGACATTGGTGCGGCCGGGCTCGAATTCGGTGACGGAAACATCGCTGAGCCCGCGCCTGGTCATCTGCTCGGCCAGATAGGCAACGAAGCCCGCTTCATTTCCAGTGATGCTCTGATGGCCGATGGCGCTGCGCAGCAGTTCCACGGCATCGTCACGATCGAGGTGGTTTCGCAGATCCTGGCTGGCTGAAGTCACCGAAGGGCCTCCCGCATATGCGCCGCATTGGCCGGCGGCAGTGAAATCCTGGATTCTGGGGCATCGGCCCCAAAGAGCGTATTGTGGAGATGGCTGAGGCCGAGCGCCGCCGCGCCGACCAGCGCCGCATGGGCACCCAATGCACCGGCCTCGACCGGGACCGGATAGGGAAAGCAGAGCGGCAGCACATCGCGCACGCGACTGACGAGTTCGGGGCGCTCGCCAATGGAGCCGCCGAGAATGACCTTGCCCGGATTGGTGAGCGAGGCGATGGCGGCAACGCCCTGAGCAAGCAGGCGCGCCGTCTCGTCGAGCACCTGGAGCGCCTCTGCGTCTGCGTCTGCGTCCGCAAGGCGACCAAAGATCGTGCGCACGGTTTCTTCCCGGCCGGTCAGGGTCTTGTAGCGCGCCACGATGCCGTGGGAGGCAACGACGCGCTCGAAGGCGCCCATGCGCAGCGATTCCGGCTCGTACGGATCGGCGCCAAAGGGCATGAAGCCGATTTCACCCGCGGCATTGGCCGCGCCGCGCACGAGCTGGCCATTGAGGATGAGCCCGGAGCCGACGCCGGTGCCGACAGCGATATAGGCGAGGTTTTCGATGCCCTGCCCGCTGCCGAGCCAGCTTTCGCCCAGAACGGCGAGATTGACGTCATTTTCGAGCATGACATCAAAGCCGAGCGCGGATTTGAGCGCCGCCGGAACGTCGATCTGGTCCAGGCCGGCGATATTTGGAGCGAGCAGAACGCGGCCGGTATCGTCCTGGGGGGCACCAGGAACACCAACAACCGCGAGGCGGATTTTTTCCATCGGCACGCCGCCCTTGAGGGCCAACTTCCGGGTCAATGCCGCGATCTGCTCGACCACCTCCCGCGCGTCTTCAGCGCGGGTTGGTTCGGTTTCTTCTGCGAGAATTCGTGTCGCCAAATCGCAAATGGCGACGCGCACCTTGGTGCCACCGAGGTCCACCGCCACGATGAAGGCGGCTTCGGGCACCAGTTCATAGGTGACGGCCGTGCGCCCGACATGGCCCGTCGTCCGTCCCGTTTCGACAACCCAGCCGCCCTCTTCGAGCTCGCGCATCACTTCGGAAATCGTCTGCTTGGACAGACCGGTCTGCTTGGCGATGGAGGCGCGGGAGATCGGCCCGTTCTGAAGCACGGCTTCCATAACGGCGCGAAGCGAGAACTGGCGTGCAATACGGGGCTGATTCACTGGACACCGGAGTTAGTTCGTAAACCAGACGAACTAAACATTTGCCGCTTCCGGAGTCAACTAAGCCCTTCGGCGCAAGGGACGTCGTGGCGTGCGCGGGCAAAATGCGGCGTGGGCACCCAAGGAAATGCCGAAAATCAGGGATTCTGGTCTGGTTCCGGCCGTCTCAGCGGCGCAGGCGACAGTGCCGCGTCGGCACCGCGGCACCGCCATCGGCGGGACTATTTCCTGGCATTTAGTCAATCGCACGCACCGCCGGACCTGGCCTGCTCGCGATCAGTCGCTTCAGACCAGCGACTTCATCCTGTTGGATATCTGTCTCGCCATTTCCCAGGCGGTATCGCGATAGTCGAGTGGCTCGAACCGAAAGGTGGGACCGGCAATGACAAGGCCGGCGATGGCGCGACGGTGCTGATTCTGGATCGGAACGGCTATGGCGCTGATCCCATCGACAGGAATATCCCGAACGATGGCGCAGCCCATTTTCTCGGCTTCCGCAACAGCTGCCTCGGTCGAAGCCAGATCCTCGGGGCTCAGGTTCAGTTCCTTTATTCTCAGGCTTCGCTCTGGCGCCGGCATGGTGGCAAGAAGCATTCTCCCGACGGCGGAGGAATGAAGCGGGAGCCGGCTCCCCAATTTGAGTTCGACACGCAGGATCGAGTCGGCCTCGACGCGCTGCAACAGAACGACACCATTGCCACTCAGCACACCGATGGACGACGTCTCTCGCACTTCATCAACCAGTTCCTGAAGCAGCGGGATCAGCGCCGGTCCTATGCCGATGTTCGCCGAGGCCACGACGCCCGCTTCCATCGTGCGAAGACCAAGCCGGTATCGAAGCGAATTCTCGTCCTGATCGAGGAACCCCCGCGCGAGCATGGTCGCCAGAAGCTGGTGCGCCGTACTCTTGGCTATCCCTACGTGTCGGGCGATCTCGGTCACTCCCAGCTCCTCGCCAGGGTGGTCGATCAGCATCTCGATGATCTGCAGAGCCCTGTCCACCGAGCCCACGGTGCGGCTCTCAGAAGCACCTGATTTACTCTCATTCATGCGACACCCCCCGGTGCGACGTTAGGTCTTTACAGTGCGACGCAACAGCTCTAAGTTAAATTGCGAACAACGTTCGTTATACACGAACATGTCATTCTGCTAGTTTGATTTCAAGAAAAAAACGCAGGGGAGGAGAGAATATGGGACTGCATTGGAAGAGAGGCGCGCTTGCTTTGGCGGCGATGGCCACGCTCGGCGTGACGAACAGTGTAGCCGCGAGTGAATTGGGCAAGGTGACGATGTCCGTCGTGCCCTCCACCAGTTCGGCGGTGCTCTATGTGGCACGCGACAACGGCTATTTTGACAAGCACGGCCTTGAGGTCGAGATCGTTGAATTCACCAGTGGCGCCGAAGCAGAGCGCGCCATGGTCGCCGGCGCGGTTGATATGGGCGGTGGCGGCGTCGGCAGCACGCTGATCATGGCAAATCGGGGAATTGAAGCGACCAATGTCGTGCTGTTCCAGGACAAGCCGATCTTTACGCTGGTGACCTCGAGCGCCTTCGATGTGCAGCCGGGCGATTTCCAGGCCCTTAAGGGCAAGAATATCGGCATCAGTTCGCCGGGCAGCCTCACCGACCTGTTCCTGCGCATTGCACTGCGCGACGCCGGTCTTGATCCCGATACCGATGTCACGATCGTCGCCACGGGTGGACTTGCGGCGCATCTGCCAGCCCTGCAGGCCGGTCGCGTCGATGCCCAGATGACCTGGGAGCCATCCACGGTGACCATTACCCATGAGAATGCCGGCAAGATTTTCATGGATCTGCGCACCGACGACGTGCCGGAAAACCTGCAGAACCTCCTGGGTAGCTCGCTGCAGGTGACCGATGACTGGCTCAACGCAAGTGATGAAAACCTCGCCAAGGCCAAGGCCGCAGCGCGTGCGATTGCAGAGGCCGGTCGCGACATCAAGGCTGATCCGGCCTTGATGGTCGGTACGCTCGAGAAGATTTTCCCGAACGTCACCGCAGAGCTTCTCACCGAGATCGCTGAAATCGAGGCCGCCGCATACAACCCGGTCATCACACAAGAAGCCATTGCGCACATGAACGATGTCTATGTCGAGGCGGGCCTGATCGCCCAGCCGGTGGCCTTCGAAGACCTGGTCGACCCGCGCCTTTCCGCGGAATGGGAATAGTCGGGTCTGTTTCGCGACGAGCTGGAAGATAGTGTGATGACGACAGAAGCCAAGCTTCGGGTCGAGGGAGTTTCCCTGGATTTCGGTAATGCCGAACGCAGCCTGCGTGTGCTCGAAAATGTAAATCTTGAACTCAGGCAGGGAGAGTTCTGCACCATTGTGGGGCCTTCCGGTTGCGGCAAGAGTACCCTTCTGAACGTCATCGCCGGTCTCACGCCCCCTACTGAAGGCGCCAGCTATCTGGATGGGCAGGTGATCGCGCCCGGCGATCCGAAGATTGGCTACATGTTCCAGAGCGACACGCTGCTGCCCTGGAATACCGCCCTCGAGAATGTGCGCCTGCCGCTCGAGGCGGTCGGTCGCAAGGACGATGGGCGCTGTCTTGACCTGCTGAAGCGCGTGGGTGTCGGCGGTTTCGCCGACGTCTACCCCTGGCAGCTCTCAGGCGGCATGAAAAAACGGGTCCAGCTGGCGCGACTGCTCGCCCAGGAACCGGAAGTTCTGCTCATGGACGAGCCGTTTGGTGCGCTGGACGCGCAAACCAAGCTGCTCATCCAGGAGGAACTCCTGCGGCTTTGGGAATCGACCAGGCTGACGGTTCTGTTTGTCACGCACGACCTGTCCGAAGCCATCTGCCTGTCGGACCGTGTCCTGCTCTTCAGCGCCCGTCCCGGACGGGTGAAGACGGAATACAGCGTTCCGCTCGAAAGACCGCGGAACATCGAAACGATCGTGCAGGATCGCCAGTACAACGAGTTGTTTGTTCAGCTTTGGCGCAGCCTCAAAGAAGAAATTCAGCTGTCGTGAACATCATGCTTGTCTTTTATCGATTGGTTGTCCTGGCTGCCGTCCTCGCCATATGGGAGGGCGCAGCCAGCCTGGGCCTGGTGACCGAATTCACCATGAGCCGTCCGTCCCGTATTTTCGCCTGGCTCGGTGGCGCCCTCGTAGACGGGTTCTTCTGGACCAATGTGATCGTAACGGTCCGCGAGACGCTGCTCGGCCTGTTCATCGGTGCCGTGCTCGGCGTGGCATCGGGCTTTGTCCTGGCGCAATGGCGCGGCGTGTTCCGACTGCTCGAGCCGTTCATCATGGCGCTCTACAGCCTGCCGCGCGTCGCGCTTGCGCCGCTCTTTCTGGTCTGGTTCGGCATCGGCGAGGGCTCCAAGGTCGCCCTGGCGGCATCCCTCGTCTACTTCGTGCTGCTTCTCAATACCTATACCGGCATCCTCGAAATCGACCGCAATTTGATCAACGCGGTGCGGACCATGGGGGCAAGCCGGACCTTCATTGCGCGTCGCGTCCTCTTTCCCGCCTCGCTCACCTTTATTTTCGCAGGCCTGCGCATCAGCATCGGTCTGGCGCTGATCGGCACCATCGTCGGTGAGATGATCGCGGGCCAATATGGCCTCGGCCAGATGATCTCGCGCGCCGGCAACATGTTCGATACCGCCCAGGTCTTCGGCATCATCATCGTTCTGGCTGTCCTGGCTGTTCTCGCAAGCGAAGGCATGAAGCTGCTCGAGCGCTGGGTCATGCGGTGGCGCCAATCCACGGAGTCTCACTAATGCATCCGGTTCACATCTGCGGCGTCGGCATGACGCGCTTCGGCAAATATCAGGATCGTTCGCTCAAGGATCTCGGCCGGGAGGCCGTGACGGCAGCCCTCGCCGATGCAGGCGTTGAGGCCGGGGCGCTGCAGGCGGCCTATGTCGGCAATTCCTTTGCCGGGATCGTCACCGGGCAGGAAGCCGTTCGCGGTCAGGTGGTCCTCAGCGCAATGGGGATCTGCGGCCTGCCTATTCTCAACGTCGAGAATGCCTGTGCTTCCGGCTCCTCGGCGCTACACCAGGCTTGGGTCGCCGTGGGAGCGGGCCTTTATGACGTCGTGCTCGTTCTCGGCCTTGAAAAGCTCTTCCATCCAGACAGGGCCGTGACGATGCGCGCGCTGGCCTCCGCGACCGATGTCGAAAAGCTTTCGGGGGATGGTGGCGGCAGCGTCTTCCTCGAGGAATCCAGCCACCGGCTCGCGGCCTATATGGAGCGCACCGGGGCAACGTTGCGGCATGTCGGCATGATTGCCGAAAAGAGCCATGCCAACAGCGCGCTCAATCCGTTCGCCCAATATCAGCACGCCTATAGTCTCGACGAGATCATGGCCGCCCCGGTGTCGGCGCCCCCGCTGACGCGCCTCATGTGCTCGCCCATCGGCGACGGTGCGGCTGCGCTCGTGGTCTGCTCGGAAGCCTATGCCCGCCGGATCGGACGGGTTGGCATTCGCATCGGCGCCTCCATACTTCGCTCCACCGGCAGCCCCGACGGCGTCGGCATTTCCGAAGGCGGCGCACGCGCTGCCTATGAAATGGCCGGCTTGGGACCGGATGAGCTGTCACTGGTGGAACTGCACGACACCACTGCAGCCAGCGAACTCGTGCTTTACGAAAAGCTGGGCCTGTGTCCCGCCGATGGCGGACCCGGAATGGTGGAAGCGGGCGACATGCGGATCGGCGGTCGCATACCGGTCAATACCAGTGGGGGCCTCATTTCGCGCGGTCATCCCGTCGGCGCCACCGGCGTCGCCCAGATCTGCGAACTCACCCAGCAATTGCGCGGCCAGGCCGGCCCGCGCCAAGTCAACGGAGCGCGGGTGGGCATGGCCCATAACGCAGGAGGAACAGTCCTCGGCGAGCCGGCCGCACTCTGCATCCACATACTCGTCGCGGACGACAGCGAGGCGACACAGAACCTGGGTCACTAGACCAACCGCACCCAGGCGTCGCCTACCAAATTCAGAAGAGGAATTCCCAATGCACGTGTTCACACCCGCGCAAACAGCTGTTCGCGACAAGGCGGCCGCAGCAACCCGCGAACTTTCCAAGATCATCATCGATATCGACCGCCAGACCGGTCACTCGAAGGAATGGTGGGACGGGCTCCATATCCTGGAGAATGCGGGGCTTCTGCGCCTCTATATCCCCACGGAGAAGGGCGGCGAAAGCGCCGACATCCTCTCGCTCGTGCTGGCCCAGGAAGAGGTCGCAAAGGTCGATGGCGGATATTCCAACATCGTCTCGCACGAAGCCTGCGCCTATGCGATTTTTACCAATTGCCAGGATGAGGCCCTGCGCGAGCGCGCCATCAAGAGCATGGCCGAAGGCTCGCTGACCTGCATCGCGATCACGGAGCCGGAGACCGGTACCGATCTGGCCCAGATGCAGACCAAGGCCGTCCCCGATGGAGACGGTTGGATCATTTCCGGCCACAAGCGCGTGGCCTCGCTCGCCGGCGCGGCAGGCATGTATCTCGTCTTTGCCATGACCGATCCCAGCCAGGGCACGCGCGGCATTTCCGCTTTCGTGGTGGATGCCGGAACCCCCGGTCTGTCCGTGGGCGAAGTGGACGACCTCATGGGCTTCCGCCAGCTGCCACCGGCCGATGTGTTCTTTGATAATGTGCGCGTCTCGCGCTCACAGCTGCTCGGCGAAGAGGGCGGCGCGTTCAAGCTTTTCGCACAAGCGCTCAATCTGGGCCGTCTCGGTGGCGGAACCCAGGCTCTCGGCATTGCGCAGGGCGCTTACGAACACGCGCTGGCCTACGCCAAGAAGCGCCACACCTTCGGCAAGCCGCTGATCCAGCATCAGGCCATCCAGTTCTCGCTTGCTGAAATGGCGACGCAGATCGAAGCCAGCCGCGCGCTCATCTATCAGGTGGCCCGCTGGATGGATGCGACCAACGACATCACCAGCCGCGAAACGGCAACCCGCTGCGCCATGGTGAAGATGCAGGCTTCCGACATGGCCATGAAGGTGACCATCGACG encodes:
- a CDS encoding ROK family transcriptional regulator, which translates into the protein MNQPRIARQFSLRAVMEAVLQNGPISRASIAKQTGLSKQTISEVMRELEEGGWVVETGRTTGHVGRTAVTYELVPEAAFIVAVDLGGTKVRVAICDLATRILAEETEPTRAEDAREVVEQIAALTRKLALKGGVPMEKIRLAVVGVPGAPQDDTGRVLLAPNIAGLDQIDVPAALKSALGFDVMLENDVNLAVLGESWLGSGQGIENLAYIAVGTGVGSGLILNGQLVRGAANAAGEIGFMPFGADPYEPESLRMGAFERVVASHGIVARYKTLTGREETVRTIFGRLADADADAEALQVLDETARLLAQGVAAIASLTNPGKVILGGSIGERPELVSRVRDVLPLCFPYPVPVEAGALGAHAALVGAAALGLSHLHNTLFGADAPESRISLPPANAAHMREALR
- a CDS encoding IclR family transcriptional regulator, yielding MNESKSGASESRTVGSVDRALQIIEMLIDHPGEELGVTEIARHVGIAKSTAHQLLATMLARGFLDQDENSLRYRLGLRTMEAGVVASANIGIGPALIPLLQELVDEVRETSSIGVLSGNGVVLLQRVEADSILRVELKLGSRLPLHSSAVGRMLLATMPAPERSLRIKELNLSPEDLASTEAAVAEAEKMGCAIVRDIPVDGISAIAVPIQNQHRRAIAGLVIAGPTFRFEPLDYRDTAWEMARQISNRMKSLV
- a CDS encoding ABC transporter substrate-binding protein — protein: MGLHWKRGALALAAMATLGVTNSVAASELGKVTMSVVPSTSSAVLYVARDNGYFDKHGLEVEIVEFTSGAEAERAMVAGAVDMGGGGVGSTLIMANRGIEATNVVLFQDKPIFTLVTSSAFDVQPGDFQALKGKNIGISSPGSLTDLFLRIALRDAGLDPDTDVTIVATGGLAAHLPALQAGRVDAQMTWEPSTVTITHENAGKIFMDLRTDDVPENLQNLLGSSLQVTDDWLNASDENLAKAKAAARAIAEAGRDIKADPALMVGTLEKIFPNVTAELLTEIAEIEAAAYNPVITQEAIAHMNDVYVEAGLIAQPVAFEDLVDPRLSAEWE
- a CDS encoding ABC transporter ATP-binding protein, with the translated sequence MTTEAKLRVEGVSLDFGNAERSLRVLENVNLELRQGEFCTIVGPSGCGKSTLLNVIAGLTPPTEGASYLDGQVIAPGDPKIGYMFQSDTLLPWNTALENVRLPLEAVGRKDDGRCLDLLKRVGVGGFADVYPWQLSGGMKKRVQLARLLAQEPEVLLMDEPFGALDAQTKLLIQEELLRLWESTRLTVLFVTHDLSEAICLSDRVLLFSARPGRVKTEYSVPLERPRNIETIVQDRQYNELFVQLWRSLKEEIQLS
- a CDS encoding ABC transporter permease, with the protein product MLVFYRLVVLAAVLAIWEGAASLGLVTEFTMSRPSRIFAWLGGALVDGFFWTNVIVTVRETLLGLFIGAVLGVASGFVLAQWRGVFRLLEPFIMALYSLPRVALAPLFLVWFGIGEGSKVALAASLVYFVLLLNTYTGILEIDRNLINAVRTMGASRTFIARRVLFPASLTFIFAGLRISIGLALIGTIVGEMIAGQYGLGQMISRAGNMFDTAQVFGIIIVLAVLAVLASEGMKLLERWVMRWRQSTESH
- a CDS encoding beta-ketoacyl synthase N-terminal-like domain-containing protein, whose product is MHPVHICGVGMTRFGKYQDRSLKDLGREAVTAALADAGVEAGALQAAYVGNSFAGIVTGQEAVRGQVVLSAMGICGLPILNVENACASGSSALHQAWVAVGAGLYDVVLVLGLEKLFHPDRAVTMRALASATDVEKLSGDGGGSVFLEESSHRLAAYMERTGATLRHVGMIAEKSHANSALNPFAQYQHAYSLDEIMAAPVSAPPLTRLMCSPIGDGAAALVVCSEAYARRIGRVGIRIGASILRSTGSPDGVGISEGGARAAYEMAGLGPDELSLVELHDTTAASELVLYEKLGLCPADGGPGMVEAGDMRIGGRIPVNTSGGLISRGHPVGATGVAQICELTQQLRGQAGPRQVNGARVGMAHNAGGTVLGEPAALCIHILVADDSEATQNLGH